Proteins found in one Megalobrama amblycephala isolate DHTTF-2021 linkage group LG5, ASM1881202v1, whole genome shotgun sequence genomic segment:
- the fam177a1 gene encoding protein FAM177A1 translates to MAELSLYLTNANVSLGQTMDTEKSSTVVKEFENVELGDLGKKKPKIPRRTIYFASGETMEEYSTDEEEEEEPEKKNTLSTMDPSKLTWGPYVWFQMWRVATSTISVCDYLGERMASLLGITTPKYQYAIDEYYRMKKEEEEEEEENHLSEEAERRFEEQHNQEGQQPKTEQPEATASFVNVTFELEQESHATPDANKVPAPIPS, encoded by the exons ATGGCTGAACTGTCACTGTACCTCACAAACGCTAACGTGTCACTGGGACAAACTATGGACACAGAGAAG AGTTCAACTGTGGTGAAAGAGTTTGAAAATGTGGAACTTGGAGATTTGGGCAAAAAGAAGCCAAAGATTCCTCGCAGAACAATCTACTTTGCCAGTGGTGAGACCATGGAGGAGTACAGTACTgatgaagaggaggaagaagaacCGGAGAAAAAGAACACTTTAAGTACTATGGATCCG TCAAAGTTGACCTGGGGTCCATATGTCTGGTTCCAAATGTGGAGAGTGGCTACCTCAACCATCTCAG TTTGTGACTATCTTGGAGAGAGAATGGCCTCATTGCTGGGAATCACAACACCAAAATATCAGTATGCAATTGATGAGTACTACAGGATGAAGAAGGAG gaggaggaagaagaggaggagaacCATCTCTCTGAGGAGGCAGAACGTCGTTTTGAAGAGCAGCACAACCAGGAGGGCCAGCAGCCAAAGACTGAGCAACCAGAAGCAACTGCTTCTTTTGTGAATGTGACCTTTGAACTGGAGCAGGAGTCACATGCTACACCTGATGCAAATAAAGTGCCTGCACCCATTCCCTCCTAA
- the ppp2r3c gene encoding serine/threonine-protein phosphatase 2A regulatory subunit B'' subunit gamma, translated as MANDKTAHWKDLLRKRLASAKPDGKTEEEKKAEETELFTKYYTDWKGGEKGEDDSFKHIPRFYYRLPAEDEVLLQKLREESRAVFLQRKSRELLDNEELQNLWFLLDKHQVPPTTGDEAMISYESFLKVGEQAGAKCKLFFTARVYAKLLHNDPYGRISIMQFFNYVMRKVWLHQTRIGLSLYDVAGQGHLRESDLENYILELIPTLPQLDGLEKSFYSFYVCTAVRKFFFFLDPLHTGKIKIQDILACSFLDDLLELRDEELSKESQESNWFSAPSALRVYGQYLNLDKDHNGMLSKEELSRYGTGTLTSVFLDRVYQECLTYDGEMDYKTYLDFVLALENRKEPAALQYIFKLLDMENKGYLNVFALNYFFRAIQEQMKIHGQEPVSFQDVKDEIFDMVKPKDPYKITLQDLVNSGQGDTVSSILIDLNGFWTYENREVLVANDTDSNTADLDDT; from the exons ATGGCAAAACAGAGGAGGAGAAGAAAGCGGAGGAAACTGAACTGTTCACCAAGTATTACACTGACTGGAAAGGAGGTGAGAAAGGAGAAGATGACTCGTTTAAACACATCCCACGCTTCTACTACAGG CTTCCTGCAGAAGATGAAGTATTGCTGCAGAAACTCAGAGAAGAATCGAGGGCAGTGTTTCTCCAGAGGAAAAGCCGGGAACTATTGGACAATGAAGAGTTACAA AACCTTTGGTTTCTTCTCGATAAGCATCAAGTGCCGCCCACGACCGGTGATGAGGCCATGATCAGTTATGAGAGTTTCCTAAAGGTTGGAGAACAAGCAGGCGCCAAATGCAA GCTTTTCTTCACTGCCAGAGTCTACGCCAAACTGCTTCATAATGATCCGTATGGGAGGATTTCAATTATGCAGTTCTTCAACTATGTCATGAGGAAAG TGTGGCTGCACCAAACCAGGATTGGTTTGAGTCTCTATGATGTAGCAGGACAGGGTCATCTTCGTGAGTCT GATTTGGAGAACTACATCCTGGAGTTAATTCCCACACTCCCCCAACTAGATGGCCTGGAGAAATCCTTCTACTCATTTTATGTTTGCACTGCCGTTCGCAAGTTCTTCTTCTTCCTTGATCCTCTACACACTG ggAAGATAAAAATTCAGGACATCCTGGCTTGCAGTTTCTTGGATGACCTACTTGAG CTTCGAGATGAGGAGCTGTCAAAGGAGAGTCAGGAGTCCAACTGGTTCTCTGCACCTTCCGCTCTTCGAGTTTATG GACAGTACCTCAACCTGGATAAGGACCATAATGGGATGCTCAGTAAAGAAGAGCTGTCTCGCTATGGTACCGGAACTCTAACTAGTGTTTTCCTAGACCGTGTCTACCAGGAATGCTTAACCTACGACGGTGAAATG GACTATAAGACTTATCTAGACTTTGTGCTGGCTCTAGAGAACAGGAAAGAGCCTGCAGCCCTCCAGTATATTTTCAAACTGCTAGACATGGAAAACAAAGGCTATCTCAATGTATTTGCCCTCAACTACTTCTTCAGG GccattcaggaacaaatgaaaATCCATGGGCAGGAGCCAGTTTCCTTCCAGGATGTTAAG GATGAAATCTTTGATATGGTGAAGCCCAAAGATCCATATAAGATCACACTACAGGATCTGGTGAACAGCGGTCAGGGTGATACCGTCTCTAGTATCCTCATCGATCTCAATGGCTTCTGGACTTATGAGAACAGAGAGGTGCTGGTGGCTAACGACACTGACAGCAACACAGCTGATTTAGACGACACATGA